Proteins encoded within one genomic window of Phycisphaerae bacterium:
- a CDS encoding RNA-binding protein, whose amino-acid sequence MGKRLYVGNLSYTVSSADLEQLFAQHGTVRSAEVVADRETGRSKGFAFVEMSSDDEAQSAITALNGSEHDGRTLTVNEARPRESRGGFGGGGHGGRGGGRRY is encoded by the coding sequence ATGGGCAAGAGGTTGTATGTCGGGAACTTGAGCTACACCGTCAGCAGCGCGGATCTCGAGCAGTTGTTCGCGCAGCATGGAACCGTCCGCAGCGCCGAGGTCGTTGCCGATCGAGAGACCGGGCGCAGCAAGGGATTCGCGTTTGTGGAGATGAGCAGCGACGACGAGGCCCAGTCAGCGATCACCGCCCTCAACGGGTCCGAGCACGACGGCCGCACCCTCACGGTCAACGAAGCCCGGCCACGCGAGAGCCGCGGCGGATTCGGTGGCGGAGGCCATGGCGGCCGTGGCGGCGGTCGGCGGTACTAG
- a CDS encoding bifunctional 5,10-methylenetetrahydrofolate dehydrogenase/5,10-methenyltetrahydrofolate cyclohydrolase produces the protein MPARILDGAAYAAEIRTEVTRQVAWYNAHHGPIKLCAVLVGTDEAGRLYAGSQRHLAVKVGVQYDLVELPESTTQAELLATLDRLNADPTVTGILLQLPLPPHIEPAVAQYHIDPYKDVEGVNPANIGLLFYGEPLIAPCTALAVTELIRRSGVVERGAHAVVVGQSRIVGRPVTMFLLTHEATVTGCHIATRNLSSHTRAADILVVAMGQPRAIGVAHVKPGAVVIDVGIHRIKERDADGREVRRTVGDVDFAAVREVASALTPVPGGVGPLTVAMLLRNTVEAAQKQLRRGV, from the coding sequence ATGCCCGCGCGCATTCTTGACGGAGCGGCGTATGCCGCCGAGATTCGCACCGAGGTCACCCGCCAGGTCGCGTGGTACAACGCCCACCACGGCCCGATCAAGCTCTGCGCTGTTCTAGTCGGCACGGACGAGGCCGGACGGCTGTATGCCGGTTCGCAACGCCACCTCGCCGTCAAGGTCGGCGTGCAGTACGACCTCGTCGAGCTGCCCGAGTCCACCACGCAGGCCGAACTGCTGGCGACACTCGACCGGCTGAATGCGGATCCGACGGTGACCGGGATCCTGCTGCAATTGCCCCTGCCGCCACACATCGAGCCCGCCGTCGCCCAGTATCACATCGATCCGTACAAGGACGTCGAAGGCGTCAACCCGGCCAACATCGGCCTGCTCTTCTACGGCGAGCCGCTCATCGCCCCCTGCACCGCCCTCGCGGTCACCGAGCTGATTCGCCGCAGCGGCGTCGTCGAGCGCGGCGCCCATGCCGTCGTCGTCGGCCAGAGCCGCATTGTCGGCCGGCCGGTGACGATGTTCCTGCTGACGCACGAAGCGACGGTGACTGGCTGCCATATTGCGACGCGCAACCTGTCGAGCCACACGCGGGCGGCGGACATTCTCGTGGTCGCGATGGGCCAGCCCCGCGCGATCGGCGTCGCACATGTGAAACCTGGGGCCGTGGTGATCGACGTCGGCATTCACCGCATCAAGGAACGCGACGCGGACGGCCGCGAGGTTCGCCGCACGGTCGGCGACGTCGATTTTGCCGCGGTACGCGAGGTGGCCAGCGCGCTCACGCCGGTGCCGGGCGGCGTCGGACCGCTCACGGTGGCGATGCTGCTGCGCAACACGGTAGAAGCCGCGCAGAAGCAACTGCGGCGCGGGGTCTGA
- a CDS encoding MFS transporter, whose product MESVPAKTPFWVQVRSLPANFWYANVMEMFERLAFFSVSAIRALFLVAATSSNGLGLSYTQKGTILSIWAALQCLIPMVSGGYTDRYGYRKSLAVAFTINTLGYLLMAHSKGLADVLGGRGLPDAGFWVFLFAACMVASGTAIFKPPVQGTIARVTTAETSSLGWGLFYWVVNIGGALAPAMAGSLRGEVDWRYVFYFAAGVTALNFLPAFLLYREPAHVPAAAGDEEQKGPFGVFCASIANVFRDPRLVAFLLIFSCFWLMFMQLFDLLPNFIDEWVNTSDVAGFFGTIRHDWVTATGQTKPEIIVNIDAVTIILLVIPISWLISRMHKVAAMIIGMLIATFGFIGCGLTTIGWLCCVMIFVFAIGEMICSPTFSAYIGLIAPPDKKALYMGYSNIPLAIGWAVGNLLSGYAYEHFSSKVNLARHYLVHTLGLPNDLVANTTALPGEQVVNSLAYIVKTGDGAAVCDAVSSLTQYTAKSPAAPEQITAAFERIVAQVDPAAVQHVTQLLWNAYHPQVVWFGLGAVGLIGTLGMIGFYFVTRGGGSGPAESASAA is encoded by the coding sequence ATGGAGAGTGTGCCCGCCAAGACCCCGTTTTGGGTGCAGGTGCGCAGCCTGCCGGCAAATTTCTGGTACGCCAATGTCATGGAGATGTTCGAGCGCCTGGCGTTCTTCAGTGTCAGCGCCATCCGCGCGTTGTTCCTGGTTGCGGCGACCAGTTCAAACGGGCTTGGGCTCAGCTATACGCAGAAAGGTACGATTCTCAGCATCTGGGCGGCGCTGCAGTGCCTGATCCCGATGGTCTCCGGCGGCTATACGGACCGCTACGGCTACCGAAAGAGCTTGGCGGTGGCCTTCACGATCAACACCCTGGGCTATCTGCTGATGGCCCATTCGAAGGGCCTCGCCGATGTGCTCGGCGGGCGCGGGCTGCCGGACGCCGGATTCTGGGTCTTCCTGTTCGCGGCGTGCATGGTGGCCAGCGGCACCGCGATCTTCAAGCCGCCGGTCCAGGGCACGATCGCCCGCGTCACAACGGCGGAGACTTCGTCGCTGGGCTGGGGGCTGTTCTACTGGGTCGTCAACATTGGCGGAGCGCTGGCTCCGGCGATGGCAGGCTCGCTGCGGGGTGAGGTTGACTGGCGCTACGTGTTCTATTTTGCCGCGGGGGTCACCGCATTGAACTTCCTGCCGGCGTTTTTGCTCTATCGCGAACCCGCGCACGTGCCGGCTGCCGCGGGCGACGAGGAGCAGAAAGGGCCTTTCGGAGTGTTCTGCGCGTCGATCGCCAACGTTTTCAGGGACCCGCGGCTGGTCGCGTTTCTGCTGATCTTCTCGTGCTTCTGGCTGATGTTCATGCAGCTCTTTGACCTGCTGCCGAACTTCATCGACGAATGGGTGAATACCAGCGACGTTGCCGGCTTCTTCGGTACCATTCGGCACGACTGGGTCACGGCGACCGGACAGACCAAGCCCGAGATCATCGTGAACATCGACGCCGTAACGATCATCCTGCTGGTCATTCCGATCTCCTGGCTCATCAGCCGCATGCACAAGGTGGCAGCCATGATCATCGGGATGCTGATCGCGACCTTCGGCTTCATCGGTTGCGGGCTGACGACGATCGGCTGGCTGTGCTGCGTCATGATCTTCGTCTTCGCGATCGGCGAGATGATCTGCAGCCCGACGTTCAGCGCGTACATCGGCCTCATCGCGCCGCCGGACAAGAAGGCCCTCTACATGGGCTATTCCAATATCCCGCTCGCGATCGGCTGGGCCGTCGGTAACCTGCTGTCCGGCTACGCCTACGAGCACTTCAGCAGCAAGGTCAATCTGGCCCGACACTACCTCGTGCATACGCTCGGCCTGCCGAATGACCTGGTCGCGAATACGACCGCGCTGCCGGGCGAGCAAGTGGTCAACAGCCTGGCTTACATCGTGAAGACCGGCGACGGCGCGGCAGTCTGCGACGCGGTCTCGTCACTGACGCAGTACACCGCCAAGAGCCCCGCCGCGCCCGAGCAGATCACCGCCGCCTTCGAGCGCATCGTCGCGCAGGTCGACCCGGCGGCTGTGCAGCACGTCACGCAGCTGCTGTGGAACGCGTATCACCCGCAGGTGGTGTGGTTCGGGCTGGGTGCCGTGGGCTTGATCGGCACGCTCGGCATGATCGGGTTTTACTTCGTCACACGGGGCGGCGGCTCGGGACCGGCGGAATCCGCTTCGGCCGCCTGA
- a CDS encoding YkgJ family cysteine cluster protein, with amino-acid sequence MSFDCQTCGACCHGLDVLLTDAEADQFEGDPRLVALTTLYRRPGAPALRFMKRHRDTDRCVALDGPLHANACRIYTQRPTLCREFAAGSPDCVAARARFGYEIQAAEADSAGPEPPPRVTK; translated from the coding sequence ATGTCGTTTGACTGTCAAACCTGCGGTGCGTGCTGTCATGGCCTGGATGTGCTGCTGACCGACGCGGAGGCGGACCAGTTCGAGGGCGACCCGCGGCTGGTGGCGCTAACCACGTTGTATCGCCGCCCGGGGGCGCCGGCCCTGCGTTTCATGAAGCGGCACCGGGACACCGACCGCTGCGTGGCACTGGACGGGCCGCTGCACGCCAACGCGTGCCGGATCTACACCCAGCGACCGACGCTCTGCCGCGAGTTCGCCGCCGGCTCGCCGGATTGCGTCGCGGCGCGGGCACGATTCGGATACGAAATTCAGGCGGCCGAAGCGGATTCCGCCGGTCCCGAGCCGCCGCCCCGTGTGACGAAGTAA
- a CDS encoding ACT domain-containing protein → MKDYRITKEHVWGGTLADHKGALGEKLRALSAGGLNLELIIARRETSGQATLFISPLRSVQELETAERAGLSKAGHLRTLRIEAPDAPGLGAKIANALSDANINILSYAALSLGGRCVTSIAFYADADADRAKDVLQKLFGT, encoded by the coding sequence ATGAAAGACTATCGCATCACGAAAGAGCACGTCTGGGGTGGCACGCTGGCGGATCACAAGGGGGCGCTCGGCGAGAAGCTGCGGGCGCTCAGCGCCGGCGGCCTCAATCTCGAGCTGATCATCGCCCGCCGCGAGACTTCCGGCCAGGCCACGCTGTTCATCTCCCCACTGCGCAGCGTGCAGGAGCTGGAGACCGCGGAAAGGGCCGGGTTGTCCAAGGCGGGCCATTTGCGGACGCTGCGGATCGAGGCGCCGGACGCGCCCGGGCTCGGCGCGAAGATCGCCAACGCGCTGTCGGACGCCAACATCAACATTCTCAGCTACGCTGCCCTGTCGCTCGGCGGGCGCTGCGTCACGAGCATCGCCTTCTACGCCGACGCGGACGCGGACCGGGCCAAGGACGTCCTGCAGAAGCTGTTCGGGACGTAG
- a CDS encoding Gfo/Idh/MocA family oxidoreductase, producing MNTPLPVAVIGAGHMGRHHVRTYAQMPGVQLVAVIDSNVERARQLAEPLKVRYADRLTPELGDVAAVNIAVPTVHHLAVSRPLIERGIHVLIEKPLAPTATDAEQIAALAREHDVIVQVGHTERFNPAVRAVDRLGLRPKFVETHRISPFTFRSADVGVVFDLMIHDIDILLHLVRDEVQRVDAVGVNVLGKYEDIANARVTCRGGAVANLTASRLALKTERKLRVFAEKAYVSLDYQKKVGVAITLDRNLDVLKLAREKNIEDLSQMAGLDFGKMVHVEPLQIDDQDPLRTELETFVECVRTHKRPPVSVEDGVAAVRLAEQIVQSIATHAWDGDAGGRVGLAADIVGQSVRRT from the coding sequence TTGAATACCCCCCTGCCCGTTGCCGTGATCGGCGCCGGCCACATGGGCCGCCACCACGTGCGCACCTATGCCCAGATGCCCGGCGTGCAGCTCGTCGCCGTGATCGACTCAAACGTGGAGCGCGCGCGGCAGCTCGCCGAACCGCTGAAGGTGCGCTACGCCGACCGCCTGACGCCGGAGCTGGGCGACGTCGCCGCGGTGAACATCGCCGTCCCGACCGTGCACCACCTGGCCGTCAGCCGGCCCCTCATCGAGCGTGGCATTCATGTGCTGATCGAGAAGCCGCTGGCGCCAACGGCGACGGATGCCGAGCAGATCGCCGCGCTTGCCCGCGAGCATGACGTCATCGTGCAGGTCGGGCACACGGAGCGCTTCAATCCGGCGGTGCGGGCGGTGGACCGGCTGGGGCTGCGGCCGAAATTCGTCGAAACGCACCGGATCAGCCCGTTCACGTTCCGCTCGGCGGATGTCGGCGTCGTGTTCGACCTGATGATCCACGACATCGACATCCTGCTGCACCTGGTCCGCGATGAGGTGCAGCGCGTCGATGCGGTCGGCGTCAACGTGCTCGGGAAGTACGAGGACATCGCGAACGCGCGCGTGACCTGCAGGGGCGGCGCCGTGGCGAACCTCACCGCGTCGCGCCTGGCGCTGAAGACCGAGCGCAAGCTGCGGGTCTTCGCCGAGAAGGCGTACGTCTCGCTGGACTATCAGAAGAAGGTCGGCGTCGCGATCACGCTGGACCGCAACCTCGACGTGCTGAAGCTGGCGCGCGAGAAGAACATCGAGGACCTGTCGCAGATGGCGGGCCTCGACTTCGGCAAAATGGTCCACGTCGAGCCGCTGCAGATCGACGACCAGGACCCGCTGCGCACCGAGCTGGAGACATTCGTCGAATGCGTGCGGACGCACAAGCGCCCGCCGGTCAGCGTGGAGGATGGCGTCGCCGCGGTCCGGCTGGCCGAACAGATCGTGCAGAGCATCGCGACGCATGCCTGGGACGGCGACGCCGGCGGACGCGTGGGGCTGGCGGCGGACATTGTTGGCCAGTCCGTACGTCGGACGTAG
- the lpxA gene encoding acyl-ACP--UDP-N-acetylglucosamine O-acyltransferase, whose translation MSRIHPSAYVDPKAELGVDIEVGAFSYIGPHVRVGDGCTLHPRVTLQGPAEFGPGNVFYPGCVLGAAPQDLKYKGGPTRLVVGAENIFREHVTIHRGTEADQRSGGVTRIGNHNLLMVGVHVAHDAELGNHIVIANIVQLAGHIKLEDCVVIGGASAMHHFVTVGRNAYIAGMTRITHDVPPFMKVLGYDQSVRGVNTEGLRRWRFPEQSIVRIRAAARLLYARRGERAPLRTSEALREIETNGLIDDDHVRYLVDFLKRKLEIGIFGRVREHYRTDSVQDLAGFYDHRKED comes from the coding sequence ATGAGCCGCATACATCCCAGCGCGTACGTTGATCCGAAGGCCGAGCTCGGCGTGGATATCGAAGTCGGCGCCTTCAGCTATATCGGCCCGCACGTGCGCGTCGGCGACGGCTGCACGCTGCACCCGCGGGTCACGCTGCAGGGGCCGGCGGAGTTCGGGCCGGGCAACGTGTTCTATCCCGGCTGCGTGCTGGGCGCGGCCCCGCAGGACCTCAAGTACAAGGGCGGACCCACGCGCCTGGTCGTCGGCGCGGAGAACATCTTCCGCGAGCACGTCACCATCCACCGCGGGACCGAGGCCGATCAGCGCAGCGGGGGCGTCACGCGCATCGGCAATCACAACCTGCTCATGGTCGGCGTGCACGTGGCCCACGACGCCGAACTCGGCAACCACATCGTCATCGCCAACATCGTGCAGCTCGCCGGCCACATCAAGCTCGAAGACTGCGTGGTCATCGGCGGCGCCAGCGCCATGCACCACTTCGTCACGGTCGGCCGCAACGCTTACATCGCTGGCATGACGCGCATCACGCACGATGTGCCGCCGTTCATGAAGGTGCTCGGCTATGACCAGTCGGTGCGCGGCGTGAACACCGAGGGCCTGCGCCGCTGGCGCTTTCCCGAGCAGTCCATCGTCCGCATCCGCGCGGCCGCGCGGCTGCTGTATGCCCGGCGCGGCGAGCGCGCCCCGCTGCGCACCAGCGAGGCCCTGCGCGAGATCGAGACCAACGGGCTCATCGACGACGACCACGTGCGCTACCTGGTCGACTTCCTGAAACGCAAGCTCGAAATCGGCATCTTCGGCCGCGTCCGCGAGCACTATCGCACGGACAGCGTGCAGGACCTGGCCGGCTTCTACGACCACCGGAAAGAGGATTAG
- the lpxC gene encoding UDP-3-O-[3-hydroxymyristoyl] N-acetylglucosamine deacetylase — translation MSQQQTIERETELSGRGLFTGFPVRVRFKPAPPNSGIAFVRTDQPEPVRIPARFENLSKRARRTSLRNGTAAIETVEHCLAAARGLEIDNLIIELDNAELPATDGSCLPFLDSLAEAGVVAQDAERNLLEVTEPLRVSDGDAELVAWPGEPGRLEIIYELDYGQQSAIGHQIHRFVLTPESFRREIAPSRTFVLEEEAQQLRTAGLGLHLTYADVLVIGRDGPIDNRYRYENECVRHKILDLVGDLMLAGCFICGKIYARKSGHHLNHELTRRLCEQRARAQFEQRLTHAPELDIRQVQRILPHRFPMLLVDRVVQIEGDRRAVGIKNVTINEPFFQGHYPRQPIMPGVLIIEALAQLSGVLLSQKLEHTGKVAVLLSLDKVKFRRPVMPGDQLVMEAEAVRVKARTGQTLCRATVGGELVAEAMIRFMLVDADPV, via the coding sequence TTGAGTCAGCAGCAGACGATAGAACGCGAGACTGAACTGTCCGGGCGCGGACTGTTCACCGGCTTCCCGGTGCGGGTGCGCTTCAAGCCCGCGCCGCCGAACAGCGGTATTGCGTTCGTGCGCACCGACCAGCCCGAGCCCGTGCGCATCCCGGCGCGCTTCGAGAACCTGAGCAAACGCGCCCGGCGCACGTCGCTGCGCAACGGGACCGCCGCGATCGAGACCGTCGAGCATTGCCTGGCCGCGGCCCGCGGGCTGGAAATCGACAACCTGATCATCGAGCTCGACAACGCCGAGCTGCCCGCGACGGACGGGAGCTGCCTGCCGTTCCTGGATTCGCTCGCTGAGGCCGGCGTCGTCGCCCAGGACGCGGAGCGCAACCTGCTCGAAGTCACGGAACCCCTGCGGGTGAGCGACGGCGATGCCGAGCTGGTCGCGTGGCCGGGCGAGCCGGGCCGACTCGAGATCATCTACGAGCTCGACTACGGCCAGCAGAGCGCCATCGGCCACCAGATTCACCGCTTCGTGCTCACGCCGGAAAGCTTCCGCCGCGAGATCGCCCCGTCGCGCACGTTCGTACTGGAGGAGGAGGCGCAGCAGTTGCGGACGGCGGGGCTGGGGCTGCACCTGACGTACGCCGACGTGCTGGTCATCGGCCGCGACGGCCCGATCGACAACCGGTATCGCTACGAAAACGAGTGCGTGCGGCACAAGATTCTCGACCTGGTCGGCGACCTGATGCTGGCGGGCTGCTTCATCTGCGGCAAGATTTACGCGCGCAAGTCCGGGCACCACCTGAACCACGAGCTGACGCGGCGGCTCTGCGAGCAGCGGGCCCGCGCGCAGTTCGAGCAGCGGCTCACGCATGCGCCCGAACTCGACATCCGCCAGGTGCAGCGCATCCTGCCGCACCGCTTTCCGATGCTGCTGGTCGACCGCGTCGTGCAGATCGAGGGTGACCGGCGCGCCGTCGGCATCAAGAACGTCACGATCAACGAGCCGTTTTTCCAGGGACATTACCCGCGGCAGCCGATCATGCCGGGCGTGCTCATCATCGAGGCGCTGGCGCAGCTCAGTGGCGTGCTGCTCTCGCAGAAGCTCGAGCACACCGGCAAGGTCGCGGTGCTGCTCAGCCTGGACAAGGTCAAGTTCCGCCGGCCGGTCATGCCCGGCGATCAACTGGTCATGGAGGCCGAGGCCGTGCGCGTCAAGGCGCGCACCGGGCAGACGCTGTGCCGCGCCACCGTGGGCGGCGAACTCGTGGCCGAAGCGATGATCCGCTTCATGCTCGTGGATGCCGACCCCGTATGA
- the lpxD gene encoding UDP-3-O-(3-hydroxymyristoyl)glucosamine N-acyltransferase, with protein sequence MSSTPTITAAELARRLNGTLHGDGSQVIRRVATLENAGPDALSWIGAPSVLPRLAGSQAGAVLISTACPVPSGRTVIVVSDPDIALCAALAVLAPPTPTVPAGVDPAARVADSAVVAGACIGPHVWVGPDAVVGPGTQLHPGVYIGTGAQLGRECVLWPNVVVREYCRLGDRVIIHANSTIGTDGFGYHQRGGRHVKIPQIGIVVIEDDVEVGSNTCIDRARSGETRIGRGTKIDNLVQVGHNVQIGEDTVMAGQCGLSGSVTIGKQVMLGGKVGVTDHVHIGDRAIVAAASVISGDLAGSASYRGIPAVNATQYARELISIRRLPKMMAQMRDLLARVERLESAADDRTRD encoded by the coding sequence ATGAGCAGCACGCCCACAATCACCGCCGCCGAACTGGCCCGCCGCCTGAACGGCACGCTGCACGGGGACGGCAGTCAGGTCATCCGGCGTGTGGCAACGCTGGAAAACGCCGGCCCGGACGCGCTGTCCTGGATCGGCGCGCCCAGCGTGTTGCCGCGCCTGGCCGGGTCGCAGGCCGGCGCGGTGCTGATCTCGACCGCGTGCCCGGTGCCGTCCGGGCGCACGGTCATCGTCGTGTCGGACCCAGACATCGCGCTGTGTGCCGCGCTCGCGGTCCTGGCGCCGCCGACCCCGACCGTGCCGGCGGGCGTCGACCCCGCGGCGCGCGTGGCGGACAGCGCGGTGGTCGCGGGCGCGTGCATCGGGCCGCACGTCTGGGTGGGTCCGGACGCGGTGGTCGGCCCCGGCACGCAGCTCCATCCGGGCGTGTACATCGGGACCGGGGCGCAGCTCGGCCGCGAGTGCGTGCTCTGGCCGAACGTCGTCGTGCGCGAGTACTGCCGGCTGGGCGACCGCGTGATCATCCACGCGAATTCGACAATCGGCACCGACGGTTTCGGCTACCACCAGCGCGGCGGCAGGCACGTGAAGATCCCGCAGATCGGGATCGTCGTCATTGAGGATGACGTCGAGGTGGGCTCCAACACCTGCATCGACCGGGCGCGCAGCGGCGAAACGCGCATCGGCCGCGGCACGAAGATCGACAATCTTGTCCAGGTCGGCCATAATGTGCAGATTGGCGAGGATACGGTCATGGCCGGCCAGTGCGGGCTCTCGGGCTCGGTGACCATCGGAAAGCAAGTCATGCTCGGCGGCAAAGTGGGCGTGACGGACCACGTGCACATCGGTGACCGGGCGATCGTCGCGGCGGCGAGCGTTATCTCAGGTGATCTCGCGGGCTCGGCCTCGTACCGCGGAATTCCCGCTGTGAACGCGACCCAGTATGCACGAGAGCTGATCAGCATCCGCCGCCTGCCTAAAATGATGGCACAAATGCGGGACTTGCTCGCGCGAGTGGAGCGACTTGAGTCAGCAGCAGACGATAGAACGCGAGACTGA
- a CDS encoding OmpH family outer membrane protein encodes MKRSWLTGLGTGLAIGVAVLAFSRTMQAQGGGSAPTGRLACINVVQVLNDYQRQKDLVDEVGALQEKLSAENKQRRDRIDTLQAELDRMDPADPTLVQRMREMLALQIDYKNWADLKQADVAREFALWSVRIYKEMLQATEAIAKRDGYDLVLYKGEFQAVSMDPDVIKDQIRNLHLLYNNASIDISQVVLDKLNAEYRAQPRVQMLQQ; translated from the coding sequence ATGAAACGATCTTGGTTGACTGGGTTGGGCACCGGGCTGGCGATCGGCGTGGCGGTCTTGGCCTTCAGCCGCACCATGCAGGCACAGGGCGGCGGCAGCGCGCCGACCGGGCGTCTGGCGTGCATCAACGTCGTACAGGTCCTGAACGACTATCAGCGGCAGAAAGACCTGGTTGACGAGGTCGGGGCGCTGCAGGAGAAGCTGAGCGCGGAAAACAAGCAGCGCCGGGACCGCATCGACACGCTGCAGGCCGAGCTGGACCGGATGGACCCCGCCGACCCGACGCTCGTGCAGCGCATGCGCGAGATGCTGGCGCTCCAGATCGATTACAAGAACTGGGCGGACCTGAAGCAGGCGGACGTGGCCCGGGAGTTCGCGCTGTGGTCCGTGCGCATTTACAAGGAGATGCTCCAGGCCACGGAGGCAATCGCCAAACGCGACGGATACGACCTGGTGCTGTACAAGGGCGAGTTCCAGGCGGTCTCGATGGACCCCGACGTGATCAAGGACCAGATCCGGAACCTGCACCTGCTCTACAACAACGCCAGCATTGACATCAGCCAGGTCGTGCTCGACAAGCTCAATGCGGAATACCGTGCCCAGCCGCGCGTCCAGATGTTGCAGCAGTAG